GTTCATGCTGCTGTTTGTTGTCTTGGCTGTATGTCTTCGATAAGCTTGGCTTAGATTAGCATCAACCAGATTGGTATCACTTAAGTTGGCGTCTGTTAGATTTGCTTGAGTGAAATTCGTCTTGTTCAACGTCGCTCCAGTCAAGATTGCTCCAGTGAGATTTGCACAGCTCAAGTTTGTGTTTGTCAGATTTGCCTTCGTCAAATTAGCCCTGGTGAGATTGATCCCTTTCAAGTTCAGGTTTCTTAGATTTCCTGCCATTAAATTGAGATTGCTGAAATCCCTTTGTCCTGCTGCGTACCGGCTGCAAAGTTCCTTGATATTCATGACCAGAAAGCTCCTAGAGGGATGGAATGATGGACTTAAGAGTTACTCCCGATTAATATCGAAACTTTCTCTTACGCTGCTTATGTTTGGCAATCTCTTTGCGCTTCCGTTTTTCGATCGGTGTTTCAAAGTGACGATGCTTTTTCATATCAGGAAAAATTCCTGCTTTAGATACTGCTCGCTTGAAGCGACGCAAACTGGACTCAATTCCTTCATACTCGCCCGGAATAATTTGAGTCATTCAATATCCTTACTTAATGAAATAAAGTAAGGCTGATAAGAAAGCCACCCTAACAGTAGCTTCCTATCAGCCTTGGCTTTAACTACTCAATGAATGTGATTACTTTAATCTCTCGATCTAATAACGGCGAGAAGAATTGCTTCTATTGCCCCAGCTTCCAGAGGAACCTCTTTCTTCACGGGGTTTGGCCTTGTTAACCTTGAGATCGCGCCCCATCCATTCAGCACCGTCTAGTGCATCGATCGCAGCGGTCTCTTCTGCGTCAGTTCCCATCTCGACGAAGGCAAATCCGCGTAATCTTCCTGTTTCGCGATCGGTCGGCAACTGAATTCGTCTAACCGTGCCATATTCGGCAAAGGTTTGGCTTAAGTCATCTTGTGTGACTTCATACGATAGATTACCAACATAAATTGACATACAGATTCTCCAGAATCGTGAGTGTAGAGAATTAGATTCGGAGAAACGCTTGTGAAACGAATTACACAACCGAAAATAAGCCTTACCTAAGATACTAACGCAGAATGAGTAAGAGTGGGGAAAGTTATGTTAGGGTTGACAGCATGGATAGAACTGAACTCCAAATGCTGTTTGCAGCAGGAGAGCGAGACTTTCAAAATATTGACCTTAGTTCAGCCACTCTTAGCTGTGTGGATTTGAGGGGTGCAAACCTCGTGAGAGCTAATTTACGTCATGCAAATTTACGATGGGCAGATTTGCGGCAGGCAAACCTGCGATGGGCAGATTTGAGAGGCGCAGATCTCAGTTGGGCAAGGCTGGAAGGAGCCGATTTAAGTTCTGCTGACTTAAAAGGGGCAAAAATGCCAGATGGAACAATTCATAGCTGAGGTAATGCGTTATACCACGGTTGCTGATGTCCCATTAATTAAGCCCTTCACCCTCTAAAAGTGACTGACCTGTATTTTCTCTGCGAGCATGGATGTGTAGATGAGGTTCGCTAGTATTGTCAGAGTTGCCAACTTTGGCGATCGCCTGTCCAACCTTAACCGTCTCACCGTCTTGAAATTTATCTTTTACGTCGTTCAAGAATGAGATTAAGCGCGATCGCAACGGCTAAACCAATGCCGATTCCAAAAACAAGATTTTCTATGATCAATCCAATGGCAACTCCAATCGATAAACCTACTGCAATACTCGCACCCATACTACGTTGTGAATTTCTCATGCCTGATCCCTCTACATTTGAGGTTGTCAATTAATTGTGCTCCTGAAGTTTAATCTCTGGAAGCGATCGCTTAAGTTTGTAAAGGTTACTGCTTTATCGATCGTATCGAACTCACCAGAAACTGCGCGAGAATGGGTGCAATTTCTGGCAAACTCACGCCCCGCTTACTGACATCGGTGTTACCACATTTGTCTCTCTCAAAACATTAGTTGGATGGAGACAACAGCAGCCCTTGATGAATGATCTGCTTACAGATTGGCAAAATCCCTCCCGTTAGAAAGATGTTGATCGCAGGCATCGCTTTCTGGATTTTGGTAAGCGATATACTTTGGGAGATGGCTGACAGTGCTTCGTCGGGGAGAGTTTAGTGATCCATCTCGATCAACTGATTGCCACATTGATGCAGGTGGTGATAGACAATTCAGGAGCCGAAATCGGCACTCTGGTTCTCCTGGAAGAGGATCAACTCGCTGTGGTGGC
Above is a window of Oscillatoria sp. FACHB-1407 DNA encoding:
- a CDS encoding pentapeptide repeat-containing protein, which encodes MNIKELCSRYAAGQRDFSNLNLMAGNLRNLNLKGINLTRANLTKANLTNTNLSCANLTGAILTGATLNKTNFTQANLTDANLSDTNLVDANLSQAYRRHTAKTTNSSMNPIMQ
- the rpsU gene encoding 30S ribosomal protein S21, which codes for MTQIIPGEYEGIESSLRRFKRAVSKAGIFPDMKKHRHFETPIEKRKRKEIAKHKQRKRKFRY
- a CDS encoding RNA recognition motif domain-containing protein, with translation MSIYVGNLSYEVTQDDLSQTFAEYGTVRRIQLPTDRETGRLRGFAFVEMGTDAEETAAIDALDGAEWMGRDLKVNKAKPREERGSSGSWGNRSNSSRRY
- a CDS encoding pentapeptide repeat-containing protein yields the protein MDRTELQMLFAAGERDFQNIDLSSATLSCVDLRGANLVRANLRHANLRWADLRQANLRWADLRGADLSWARLEGADLSSADLKGAKMPDGTIHS
- a CDS encoding peptidoglycan DD-metalloendopeptidase family protein; this encodes MNDVKDKFQDGETVKVGQAIAKVGNSDNTSEPHLHIHARRENTGQSLLEGEGLN